In a single window of the Cucurbita pepo subsp. pepo cultivar mu-cu-16 chromosome LG18, ASM280686v2, whole genome shotgun sequence genome:
- the LOC111780478 gene encoding F-box protein At3g07870-like gives MARDQGNKISELVPDVIELIVSKLPSYCLPSCRLICKTWNDVILNSKHHPSISAASNFFLAHVYSGSRDRPNSHCFRNLHCLKLDPDHVEGVRSVASFNLERKYFKRSFISTINSCNGLLAFVVTKKTNSWLSPNSVVILNPITNEYFELPKDKYKGNWFTCCYGFGFCPKTKQYKVVRSSTIRDRNSIIHNYKTEIFAFGTRPEWTQIESPTCSFNGCHGVYLNGGLHWIGQNNLGPDVIYRLNMEDEKYEQIPFPNDDGYFPCIGIFNGAIHLTLSMEGYKYRVWKMKEDGSWIKAFSVIVPDVNKNILSFSKSTVEPIKICKDGKILCLWAGAELVLYNPTTKKMEKLIDDTTARDISVHNIDCFTFNALPDILTGKLGKF, from the coding sequence ATGGCTCGTGATCAAGGCAACAAAATTTCCGAACTTGTACCTGATGTCATCGAGTTAATAGTCAGCAAACTTCCTTCCTATTGTTTGCCGAGCTGTAGGCTGATCTGCAAAACCTGGAACGATGTGATCTTAAATTCTAAGCATCACCCTTCAATCTCGGCTGCTTCCAATTTCTTCCTTGCACATGTTTATTCAGGCAGCCGTGATCGTCCCAATTCTCACTGCTTTCGTAATCTCCATTGCTTGAAATTGGATCCCGACCACGTGGAAGGAGTGAGGAGTGTTGCTTCATTCAACTTAGAGCGTAAGTATTTTAAGCGTTCTTTTATCTCAACTATCAATTCGTGCAATGGACTCTTGGCTTTCGTGGTCACTAAAAAGACAAATAGTTGGCTTAGCCCGAATAGTGTCGTGATATTAAATCCCATTACGAATGAGTACTTCGAACTCCCCAAAGACAAATACAAAGGGAATTGGTTTACTTGCTGCTATGGATTTGGGTTTTGTccgaaaacaaaacaatacaaaGTGGTAAGAAGCTCTACTATTCGTGATAGAAACTCCATCATCCATAACTACAAAACAGAGATTTTTGCATTTGGGACCCGGCCGGAATGGACGCAGATTGAGTCACCAACTTGTTCTTTTAATGGATGTCATGGTGTTTACTTAAACGGAGGGCTGCATTGGATTGGCCAAAATAATCTTGGTCCCGATGTCATTTATCGTCTAAATATGGAAGATGAGAAATACGAGCAGATTCCTTTTCCTAATGATGACGGTTATTTTCCTTGTATTGGAATATTTAATGGTGCCATTCATTTAACTCTTTCTATGGAGGGGTACAAGTATAGGGTGTGGAAGATGAAGGAAGATGGTTCGTGGATTAAAGCATTTAGTGTCATCGTACCAGatgtcaataaaaatatactttccTTCTCAAAATCGACAGTGGAACCGATTAAAATATGCAAAGATGGAAAGATCTTGTGTCTTTGGGCTGGAGCTGAATTAGTGTTGTATAATCCCACCACTAAGAAGATGGAGAAGTTAATAGATGATACAACTGCAAGAGATATTTCGGTTCACAACATTGACTGCTTTACTTTTAACGCTCTTCCCGATATTTTAACAGGAAAATTAGGTAAATTTTGA